In the Vanessa cardui chromosome 10, ilVanCard2.1, whole genome shotgun sequence genome, one interval contains:
- the LOC124533167 gene encoding N-acetylglucosaminyl-phosphatidylinositol de-N-acetylase codes for MLFNESTQNLEYIYNIYLNFVAETLIYVRNFILYISFWLLGYLLVCCVVYRRYARKLPTRTRGALGAKRVLLVVAHPDDECMFFGPTIFRLCEQGAEVYLLCLSNGNYEGKGGERKKELWEACHVLGVPDSNICLITDTRLQDSPKAQWAVPVIAKLIQHQVEALDIDTLVTFDRGGVSSHPNHSAVFYAVAYMFVEKNMPQKCTVYTLDSVNILRKYLGFLDLPLSFVLSSKRYFLRWTESRRVTRAMKKHKSQMVWFRYLYIMFSRYMIINTLRKINLADIELELEVDD; via the exons atgttatttaatgagTCAACACAAAATTTAGAATACatctataatatttacttgaacTTTGTAGctgaaacattaatttatgtaagaaattttatacTGTACATTAGTTTCTGGCTGCTTGGCTACTTGTTAGTGTGTTGTGTTGTGTATCGTCGTTACGCCAGGAAACTACCAACTCGGACTCGTGGAGCCCTCGGAGCCAAGAGAGTGCTGTTAGTAGTCGCTCACCCAGACGATGAGTGCATGTTCTTTGGTCCCACAATATTTAGATTGTGCGAACAAGGTGCTGAAGTGTATTTACTTTGTTTGTCCAATG GTAATTATGAAGGAAAAGGTGGGGAAAGAAAGAAGGAGTTATGGGAAGCTTGTCATGTTCTCGGGGTTCCAGACAGTAATATATGCCTCATCACAGACACAAGGCTACAAGACAGCCCTAAGGCCCAGTGGGCAGTTCCAGTCATAGCAAAGCTTATACAGCATCAGGTGGAAGCTTTAGACATTGATACTCTAGTCACATTTGATAGAGGAGGTGTTTCCTCTCATCCAAATCACTCAGCAGTATTTTATGCAGTTGCATATatgtttgttgaaaaaaatatgccacaaa AGTGCACAGTATATACCTTagattctgtaaatatattaagaaagtaTTTGGGTTTCTTGGATTTGCCACTTAGTTTTGTACTGTCTTCCAAAAG gTACTTCTTGAGGTGGACGGAAAGTCGTCGTGTGACACGAGCTATGAAGAAACACAAAAGCCAAATGGTGTGGTTtagatatttatacataatgttTTCTAGGTACATGATAATAAACACGCTTAGGAAAATCAATCTCGCCGATATTGAACTCGAACTAGAGGTTGACGATTAA
- the LOC124533144 gene encoding uncharacterized protein LOC124533144 isoform X1 produces the protein MPKRASDNSLEFIAKKLRQLEKEVKRSRQKKRNNISLSSSSSSSCPSSCSSRVPSPNPEWQETIANTVPRVETIDVEPSTAQNNEIPLIEINDNSQDDTRPSCSHEEPSDDINTELLDILGADPSVTIEYGPDINKDVASRFAHIATSGLSREVRKNLLMKNLVPQNCKNIAAPQLNAEIKAALSEQVVKRDRAIEARQKQMAAAISSLGIIISNQLGPKDKNNELIKDLMDVGRMFCDIQHTESEARRNFALYSVKKELKDQLSITKIDKYLFGNDLAETLKTAKAVSKSISDLKQDAPKKPKPAASTKHLNWKARTSARRQPTGPSPRYQPPATHNAQHRAPLSQNYAQRFKQTRRP, from the exons ATGCCGAAACGTGCAAGTGATAATAGCTTAGAATTTATAGCAAAGAAATTGCGACAGTTGGAAAAGGAAGTGAAACGCTCACGtcaaaaaaaacgtaataatatttcattaagttCGTCATCGTCATCGTCGTGCCCATCTTCTTGTTCATCACGAGTACCCTCGCCAAACCCAGAAT GGCAGGAAACAATTGCAAATACTGTTCCAAGGGTCGAAACGATCGACGTAGAACCGTCTACGGCCCAAAATAACGAAATACCGCTCATTGAGATAAACGATAATTCACAAGATGATACACGGCCTTCATGTTCGCATGAAGAACCAAGCGACGATATTAACACCGAATTACTGGACATATTGGGAGCGGATCCGTCCGTAACAATTGAATACGGCCCAGATATTAACAAAGACGTAGCGTCCAGATTTGCTCACATTGCTACGTCTGGGTTAAGCAGAGAGGTTCGGAAAAATCTTCTTATGAAGAATTTAGTACCtcaaaactgtaaaaatatagCGGCACCACAGCTAAATGCTGAAATTAAGGCGGCCCTATCCGAACAGGTGGTGAAAAGGGATAGGGCCATCGAAGCAAGACAAAAGCAAATGGCTGCCGCCATTTCATCTTTAGGCATTATTATTTCTAATCAGCTGGGTcctaaagataaaaataacgaGTTGATAAAAGACCTTATGGATGTTGGTAGAATGTTCTGCGACATCCAACATACCGAATCTGAAGCAAGGCGGAACTTTGCACTTTATTCTGTTAAAAAAGAACTCAAGGACCAGTTGTCAATAACAAAAATTGACAAATACCTATTCGGGAACGACTTGGCCGAGACTCTAAAAACAGCAAAGGCTGTTTCAAAATCTATTTCGGATCTTAAGCAGGATGCACCGAAGAAACCGAAACCTGCGGCTTCTACCAAACATTTAAACTGGAAGGCGAGGACCTCGGCTCGCAGGCAACCGACGGGTCCGTCGCCGCGCTACCAGCCGCCTGCCACGCACAACGCGCAGCATCGCGCGCCCTTGTCGCAAAACTACGCGCAGCGATTCAAGCAGACCCGCCGCCCGTAG
- the LOC124533144 gene encoding uncharacterized protein LOC124533144 isoform X2: MPKRASDNSLEFIAKKLRQLEKEVKRSRQKKRNNISLSSSSSSSCPSSCSSRVPSPNPEWQETIANTVPRVETIDVEPSTAQNNEIPLIEINDNSQDDTRPSCSHEEPSDDINTESEARRNFALYSVKKELKDQLSITKIDKYLFGNDLAETLKTAKAVSKSISDLKQDAPKKPKPAASTKHLNWKARTSARRQPTGPSPRYQPPATHNAQHRAPLSQNYAQRFKQTRRP, from the exons ATGCCGAAACGTGCAAGTGATAATAGCTTAGAATTTATAGCAAAGAAATTGCGACAGTTGGAAAAGGAAGTGAAACGCTCACGtcaaaaaaaacgtaataatatttcattaagttCGTCATCGTCATCGTCGTGCCCATCTTCTTGTTCATCACGAGTACCCTCGCCAAACCCAGAAT GGCAGGAAACAATTGCAAATACTGTTCCAAGGGTCGAAACGATCGACGTAGAACCGTCTACGGCCCAAAATAACGAAATACCGCTCATTGAGATAAACGATAATTCACAAGATGATACACGGCCTTCATGTTCGCATGAAGAACCAAGCGACGATATTA ATACCGAATCTGAAGCAAGGCGGAACTTTGCACTTTATTCTGTTAAAAAAGAACTCAAGGACCAGTTGTCAATAACAAAAATTGACAAATACCTATTCGGGAACGACTTGGCCGAGACTCTAAAAACAGCAAAGGCTGTTTCAAAATCTATTTCGGATCTTAAGCAGGATGCACCGAAGAAACCGAAACCTGCGGCTTCTACCAAACATTTAAACTGGAAGGCGAGGACCTCGGCTCGCAGGCAACCGACGGGTCCGTCGCCGCGCTACCAGCCGCCTGCCACGCACAACGCGCAGCATCGCGCGCCCTTGTCGCAAAACTACGCGCAGCGATTCAAGCAGACCCGCCGCCCGTAG